GAAATAACATGCCCAATGCTTAACGATTTACTAATTTTTGAAGTACTGTATTTCCACTTGTAGACCTACGACACATGAAGATGTATTGTACGGTTAGGTAAGACACCAGGGCCTggtttcacgaagcactcttATCATTACATTCACTTCACAATCACCACAAACCCAGTACTGTAAGCATtaggttgtcatggtagttgcaAGCTCGTAACATTAAGAGAGCTGGCCCCAGGATCACTAAGTTGTCTTAGACTTGAGTCACACTTAAGTTTAAAAGTCTCACTTTCAAAATTATTCCTAAactcacatgcatgtatttcaggTTAAAcgcaaattttaattttgtacaatactattaagaaaaaaaatcattgaggGTACCTTAAATCCCCTAAATGGGACAAATAATGCTATCATAAACAATCTGCGCTATAGTGCACTCATCCACAAGGGTAAAATGTTGAAGGAAAGCAAAATATGCTGGtatcttttcttttcaattgCTATATCTAGCAGCTGCACATAATAATACTGAACTGGTAATGTTCTCCATCAATCGTACATGTTATTCCATCCGCTTGTTCCTTTGCGTTTAATAATTCCCAAGTAATGGAATGGTGTGGACCCCTATTAAATCAGAGGTGAATAGAACAGTCACACTAGAGTAGCCTCccttgaaaataaaatactattcatttatttgttttgattggtgattaACTTGCCTATAGGCCTTACTGAGAGATCACGCAGACCAGATTATGACAGATGACGGACATCACTAATTTCagttcacgtacatgtacactatatgaTATGATTAAATCATCAATGATGGCAATTCAATATAATCTATACTTGTGTACCGACTGACTTCGCAAACTGTGGTTCTTTCACCAGAGAGCTGATTGCCAGACCCAGTAATAAACAAGCCACAGGGATAACATCACACTAAGTGCTACTGTTCTTTAGTGTCAACAATGCatagtgaatacatgtacatgtatgtatgctgattctatatttttttttaattgtgtaCAAACATATAAATTCAAGTCTTTACAATTGAAATACATTGAATATTAACATGGATGAGGCTATACACTTTTCATCCAATACATACTGAATTATTTGTTCAAAGTTGCAGTTGTAGAATGTGAAGACAATTTTCCCGTAACATTGCATGTGTCACTGTTAAGTGACAGGAAAAGGATAACAGGAAGGTGATAGGATAACAGGAAGGATCATAAAATTGACAATATTATCAAGTATAAGGTTTACAACATTTCACCTCAGTTAATTTACTGTGACTAttacaatggaaaaaaaaacaacaaaacatgggGGCAGAAAACAGGAAAGGATCACATCTTACCAGATTTATCAAATAAGGGGTAAAAGTGCAGGATTTATCTAACTGTATCTTGCAACCATATGTAAAAAAGTCATGTTAAGTCAATGACTTAAAAAGGCTTAGACTGCCTTAATGAGCACCATGGACTCCGCATTTTTCAGTGCAACTAATGCAGGGATTCATAGAAGTCCAAATCTTTACAACGAGAAActcaaaattgatttttttttctagtcaGACtgagtttacatgtattttaaattccGACTCTAATCTGGTATTGAGTATTTAATTAACTGGTATTTAATTCCACTTTAGTGAGTCAGTAATTTTGTATATTATCCTGATcagagatatacattgtataataaaacacacataaaccatggtgatgcttgttcagttgttggttgatatattaaaggaaagaaaggaaTAACATTATATGAAAAGTAAACCTGTGCAAAATACAGAGATGAGGCTTCTCCTGCTCAGACTTGAGGTACATAATGAAACAGATACAAACCCTGCATATatcatcaaaaataaacaagacataCGAAAACAAAACTGGGCTCCTGATCAGAGATTTgagattttatatttataataaaacagttgtaAACCATCCATGgtcagttgttggttgttatgtTAGACAAAGAGACACTAGAAAATCCTCCATACAGGTACAATGTATGCTTGGATATGTTGTAAGCCCTCTTCAGAAAAAGAGGAGACAAGAccatgttgtgttgcatgaaatTTTAGGGTGAAATATAAACCTTGTCCTTGTATATGAACTTACCTTTATGGATTTGGAAAATGCAAAGGTCTGCCCTTTCAAGTTCCTCCACCGCTGTTTTTATATAGCAAGAATGTATCAGTAAAAGGATACACTTCCTATCCAGCAAAGTTTCCTTAGCATAATAGGGCTGGTGACTGTCAGTAACAGCTCAAACAATCTTGCCAATTACATGATCCTGGCACACTTTTGACCGGAGAAAAATTATCCTTACACCTGACTGTCTTTTTTCTGAATATATGGGATGTGTCAAACAGTACATTTTTGGTGCCAAAATAAGAGGTTCAAGTGGGTGGGTGCCCTCAAGCTGGGAAAAACATAGTCTGATGCCAACTTGAAAGGGGGCACTCTTGGTGATTTTTTTGATGACATAGGTTTAATGCAAAAATCTTCCGTTTTGAGCCTGTTACTACAAAATTTAAGATCTACATGAATCAGTTTCAATTTGTCACAATGATAACTCGGCCTTAAGAGATAAAAGGATACACTTCCTATCCACCTGTCCATCACTAAACGAATTTAAATCATGAATAGTAAATTCACTGCGTAGATTCAGTAATTGATTTAAACAGCTGCTTGTTCTCTACGTAAAAGCGATATATGTGCTGTTAAACATAGTGTTTTGCACTGTAAGCTATCGTAAATACGCAACAACATCACATTTGCATATGTTCAGCGGACAAGGCTCTGTACAGGTCAACGTGCAGATCTAATGAGGCAGCCAGATTGACTTTCTGCAGGACTGACCATAAAGTTGCTTAAGACAGATGGTTATGTAATTAGCATTACATTGAAAAGGATGCTTGATCTCAAATCGTCTGTTATGGCGGTCTGTCTTTGAACACAACACTCACTTACTcttttttgtcatcttggtcAAGAAAATCAAGGCTGAATACTTCGGCTTGTCACAGGTTCAGCCTGTAACAATCGAGGTCAAATGCTACGTGTATATGATTCAAATGCAATTCAGTTCTTATCCAAAAATGTTAGTACTTGTGCCAGAAAAACATTGCACTGAGATTTTTCCCTTCAGTATTCAGTTCTTAACTGAATTTTTACCACCAAGGTCTAAAACTGACGTGTCCGAATCCTTGCTAATATACAGCAAATGAATTCATTTTATTGAAGTAAGCAGAACCTATATCTTAGGTTCAAGGTTATTTACTTTAGAGTCCAAATTATCGCCGTctctgtaaaatgaaataatttcgCTTCACAAATActttatgtttataaaaaaattcaaatttttggtTTAGACTAGAGGCAATTGGTATTCTACCAACATCAACAAAGTTAAatgtaatagtacatgtatatgcattacaTAATGTCATTAACCTACAAATTCTTCCTTACAATTGCATTCACTGACACTGTTTAAATACGTCCTACATAATTTACCAATGTAGGCATTGTGTGACTTTACATGTAGTCTGCTTAATGTCTCTTTAATCATGAAGTTAAAATGATTGTAAAACACTAGTAAAAAATTTCTTCAGCAGCTGGTTTGAAAACCAGTGTGACACCACCCCCTCCTCAAAAAAAAGAGAACTGAAACTGGGATGTTTTTGTTCCTGTAAAAGAATATCTTGGTCTTGTTCTCTGCCAAGTGACTCCTTTCTTATTCTCcacattatgacatcaatgataataaagcagaaaaaataaGTTTCCTATAGGCAATGAATTCAAACTGATAGTGAACTATTTTTTGCTAATTTTTAGATTTGCCTACAGGAAATTCATTTTTCTAGacaataaacatattttagTTAATGCTATATGATGACTTTTTCcatttaataataaaatgatcatctaaatgatatttttacatgtgGATGCATCTGTAATTTGACTTGTATACAGCCATCCTAACAGAGCACTAGAAATCAATGACTAATTTTTAAGGGATACCATGTTGGAAGGTCCATGCAATGTAACAACACCTACTCATATTGATGTGTTGGAGACTAGAGGATTTGCCATCTGATTAGAAACTGAACTACCTACAGAATGGTGACAAAGAGGAACATTTGTGCAAAATGTTCTTCAGTGCAGCAAAATGACAACTCTGCAATCTGGAGGACACAAAAATGCAGCCAGATGTGAACTTTTGGGGAAAAATACCAAATGTATTCTGTGAAAGACAGCACTTCAGCCAGATTTTGAAATCAGGGTGTCTCCTCTTCATTTTCACAAATCTTGAACAGAACTGAATAATACAAACTGTtatgaagtatatgtatacGGTCAAACCACTGCATCATTAGCATCAAACacatttaagttttatttatttgtttgatcagtgttttacaccatagaTTAGACCTTTTCAAATTTATGGAGGAAGACAAGACAAGTTCCATTCCAGAATACACAAACGACATTGACTCGACAACCTCCTAATTTAAAACTACTGATAAATGATCAGCAAGAGCCAGATTTAAGCATACCGCCCAGAGGTAAAGAGCCTGATGGTTTTAGTCAAACAAAGCTTTTAACTATCTCATCCTGTGAGCATCACAAGACACAAGTTAGATAGCATCCAGTGGCACAAAAATTTTGAAAGGCTGCCATTTCTTATACTTGTAGTGTTTGAGATTTTGAGGCTTTCTGTGTGTGGGGGCTATATTTCATTCCAGGCTAACCTAGGGAAGGCATgtttactatattaaacatatGTTTCACTGGAATACTACATTGCAAATATCGTTTGCATCTGCAGCACCTTGTAGCTGTTAGCttgaaaaaccaaaaacaataaGTAAGAAGTGTTCTTGAAAGGTCACAGGTGCTAATTGTACCACTGATTCTCTGTTGTGGTGAGTGTAGTAGTGCCAAGCCTGAAATGTGAAGTGGCTTATACATGCCTCTCTCTTCATGATTATCTTACATTTGTAGACCACATATGTGAAAACAAGGCTTTCTGAGCCAACTAATAAATCTGTTACGATGGCAATCAACATGTTTCAAACATCtgcaaaatgtttctgttaaatgtatGCATCAActaaaatacaaatgaacaaCCCGAAACATTATGGCACAATATAGTACTGATTAATGGTAAATTTAATGCATTTTTCTCATCTTGAACAGCTCAGTTCATGTGAGGTTTGTTGATCGAACTCAATTACTTGTGCTTTACTCACAAAATCTATGCACTCTCACATCAACGTGACCACACTTTAATCTAAGTTCCACAGGATGAAAAAAACATAGTAAATCGTGAAAATTCAAACTAGCACACAATGAATTTGATAAAGACTGCACAAAACGGTATGCCTACAATGTACAACAATTCCTATTCGGGACCCGGCACTTTTCACTCATACCGGTAGGCCTACAAAGTTCCATTTTAGTTTCTAGACAAGACGTGAAGGGGTGATACTGTTCTGGAAAACTGGAAATTCGACAAGATGAATATTCGTCAACACAAGTCACACGTTTCATACGTTTATAAATAGCCTATTGTCAACACTGGGAAACTATACTGATtgacatggaaaaaaaatagATACGATCAAAATCTTTGATCTTCGACAACTTGGCACAGGCGCTTGTTTTTCAGGGCGTGTACCACAGTTATCACAGGATAAAGGAAGCAACCAAAAACATAAGTGAGGAGAATGACCTTACCTTTGTCTGTGATGGCTGTATTAAAGAATCCAGGGCGGGTTGCGGGTCACTATTGCTTCTTTGCCTTTGGTATTGATGAATTCTCTCTTCCACTATTTCTGTTTTGGCGGCCATATTATGTCAACTCCAAATTTGGAATCACTTCCGGTTGCGAGCTGTCAATATCGAAATTTATCATCattgttattttattgtttttctgcaaactttttatttcttttcacagTATTTTCAAGTAAGTATTTATGTTTGCCTCTTGTTATAAACGATTTCTGTTCACATCCGACACGTGACGATTCGTTTCCAAAAATAGTAACAAAATGACTCTCCCATGACGTCACTAGCTCGTGACCCATGACGTGCCATACACAAGGTTTTCAGTATCAAAAGAAGAGGACATAAATTCTCGACCACTTAGATACACCGTGCTGTGATTTTAAGCAGAGGTAGGTACCGTACTCAAAATGTTTCTCCCAGCAACTGTTATTTTGTTCAATCCCGTCAACACTGTCTTGGTAGGAATGTAAGTTAATATAATAGGGACGTCATCAAACTTGagtgtttattgacagttgttgatgtggGTTGTTTTGTCGGTTCATTCACCAAGTAATAAGTTCCCATTTCTAAATTATAATGTGAGGTCGAACATCATGTCATTGTCACCCgcatttgtattttgttttaacaacTTTAATTTCGGTCCTTTTATTTCATGAACTGTGAGATGGTTTCTTGAACTGTTCAAATATTGCATTTATGATTACAAAAAACCAAAGGGAGATCAATGTGGTAAGGTTAAGCATTGTCACTCGATCCCTTGTAATTTTGTGTTACATACTGTCTTCGATGTCCTGCAAGTGTACAGTACATGTCGTGTGTTACACATGAGTTCAAGGGCAGTATTGCAGTTAGTTCAATAAAGTTAAACGCTGAGGTCTTTTTTTCAGCAATTTCTGATCAGTGGCAGGTGGAAAcatgagaaaatgttgaaaatagtCATAATGTGACAAGTCATTAACATGGTAATGATCAAGTATGGTATTTGACATGGAAGCTATTGAAATCATATCATTAAGAGGAAACTGTGCATAATTGGTATCCAATCTTTACCATATACTCTTAGGATGCTCTCTTTAATACTTAGGCTTGCATATATGGTGTGGCATATAAATTCTGTATAGTTGTTCTTGCCTAACAGTCACCCTTTCTGAGCTAGTTTGTAGCCAGACAGGTAAACGAAGTACAGAatacaaatttcaattttattagGGTAGATGTGCTGCATGTTGTTGGAATATCAGAAAATATAACACTGTGCCCCAAGGCTGTGTTAACCATGTGACATTCGTGGTGATTTCTTAATTTTCGTGATGTGACACCATTTGTGGTTATTCAAGTTATCATGAACTGTAAGCTCTGAATAATGTGCATCAGTGTACAAAcgaattaaaaatgtaaactCAAATCTGTTTTTAGAAGTTTTACATGCTTGTAAAAGTGCATTTGAATTCTGAGAATGCCTCTTCAACTTAAACCTATACTGGACAAATTATTGAAATGTGATTCCAGGAATTTAGAgtgaaattaacactgttataACAAGTATGTGTAATATTTCACActtaaaacaattaaatcacAGGACACAAGAAGTGCTATTTCAAACCTAGCCCTGGGTAGGGAATTTGTAGCTTCCCTTGCTTGAGGGGCCTGATGAGGGTAAAGGGTCAGTGGTGCTCTTGTGGACATTTCTGCAGTCTACATTTTgtttaagaccacttgtcttccatcaaaaTACTGCCCTTACCTGTATACTACATACGGCAAAGTtagtcagtgacttgccaaagatAGGCGGTTTACGCCCTGCTTACCGgcctcctccacccataaaactgatttgtATCATGTAAGTATATGTTGAGTATGTCATGTAGaaacagtcagataaataaattaagttgtggatggtcataggtttctcccagactctgcctggtttcatcccatcattatgctggctgccgttgtataagtgaaatatctttgaggATGGcttaaacaccattcaaataaataaataaatgagtaaagtATGATAAACtgcattttttgaaatttcaggTTAAAAGCTTCAAACAATATCAGTAAAGATGTCAATCTATCCATCACTTGAAGATATGAAGGTGGACCAAATGTCCCAGGTAAGCAGGTTTGTATTTTAGGGGAAATGAGTCACTATGACATGTTTTTATCAAAAGAAAGTATTAATAGTAGAATCCTGTTAGTTTGACAGCGTCATTAGTTTATAGCTTTGTCTGTTGCTTTGTGAGGAACAGTGGTTTTTCTCTGGTCTTAAAATTGTTTACCATGataaaaataacacatgttTGATAACTGGTACAATTGTAAAAGTATAGTGTACAATCAGTGATGTAGCAAGATACAGGCAACAAGAGTTTACACTAATCTCAGAAGGCAAAATTACCGTGGCCCAGTAGGTATGTAGGTAAATGCAACTGAACATAAAATGGCTAAAATTTCATTGCATCTGAAGTATTTACTGGGGTAAATACTCCTCTGGAAAATACATAGGTTTGTTTCATGCATAACGTACAAACTCATCTtaactgtaaatgtttttttcagggTTATTTATTAATTGCATGGTTATTAAGTCcatgataataaaaaaagtataatCGATGTGTGCTATGACTGGGTATGTTGTAGTTAGCAGTGTATAAATGCAAGCTTATGTAGGTCAgcagacatgtatgtacattatatattggTACTCCTACTGGATACGTCACTGCCCTTGTGACTGTCTTGCTGCTATGCGTCATGTCACACTCTTTCACATAGTCCTGTGTTTAAATAGTGGcactgtttttttaaataagggACTGACTTTGTATTGTCATGTGGGAGGATGTTATATCTAGgtataaacatatgtatatagcttCTTTTTTATAAACCATTAAACCTTCACTGTGGTAAAGTGGTGTGAAGTTTATAGTCACAGTCATTAAGATATTGAAAATAGGTGTCTTTTAGGGCTGTAACGTATGTGTGCACAGACTGtttataacaaatgtacatagACTTAGATACATTGTATCACACTATTAGCTGTTGAGCAATACAGTGATAGAATAAAATAACTATTTAGTGAACACTTTCCCTGTGTGTTTACTAGGCTCAAAGACGGTATGAGCATGCTGCCCAGCCCACCGTACAGTGGCCTGCCCATGGGGGGACACCTACACAGTCCATTCCCTATCCACCCCAAGAGGCTGCCCCAGGAGGTGCCCTATACCCTTCACTCACAGAATACATGGGTATGCAGatcacaccagacatgatggcTGTTGTGCCACAGGTATGTTCAGtttgtgtcaatttttttttcacctaaaaagttttttttaggtGAAAATGTTCGtctctttttaaagaaaaatgcctCAGTTGAATTATTTTCTTCATGTAATTTTTCCAGATTGTCAAATTTCCAAGTGATATTGCacttttcccattttttttttggttttgatatgcatatattttaatgGCATTATTGTGTGAAGTTAATACACTAAAATTTtgagattttaaatttaattgatcCAGCCAAAATAGATTTTCATAAACCAGAGGTACATAAATTACATTTGAAGGTCTtctatacatataaaaatgtttaattttgaatttttttttgaattgtcTTAATTAAACCATTTATATTTTGCCGTTTTACTTAAATAGCAAAATCAGGTTGCTGTACCGTCAGGTCAAAGTCAAAGCCAGATGATGGTTGCCCCAGTGACGGGTGCCAACAAGGGACTAATGCGAGCAGAAATTAAACAGGGTCTGCGGGAAGTACAGCTTTGTAAGGATGCAAATGGAAAAATGGGACTTCGAGTTCGACATGTAAATAATGTGAGTGTTTTTGTATAAATCCCTATGCTCATTCTCAAGTGTACAAGTTATcaaatctgttaattttcacATCCAGACAGAACCATCCACAATTTTATATGTTGTGTATGAAATATATGGAGACCACTTCCAAATGGAATAAGCAAATTTTTCTGGATTTAGCAGTAATGTCAATGGAATATCACATTTGATTAAAGAAGTTCATAGTTTGAGTTTTTGAGAGTCATCTTCTTGTGCGTTTGTGGGTAATTtgattttcagttgttttgacagtaataaagtttaaataaaaaatgtgaacTGAACTGTTGAATtgttcatgtatgatgtcacaTATAGAGAAAATTATGAACTGGTGATCTGTATTTTAAGGtccatttatgtttttgttacattttttacaCATAGGGATTATTTGTAGCCCTGGTTGACAAGAACTCACCTGCTGCCTTAGCAGGACTTCGTTTTGGAGATCAGATTTTGCAGATCAATGGCCAGACAGTGGCAGGTTGGAATAATGACAAAGCCCACAAATTCCTCAAGAATGCAGATCCTCAGAGAATAACAATGGCAGTCCGTGACCGCCCTTTTGAAAGAACGATTACCATGCAAAAAGACAGTCAGGGATTTATTGGGTTCCTGTTCAAAAAAGGACGCATCACGAATCTAGTGAAAGATTCCTCTGCAGCCAGAAATGGTGTGTTAACAGACCACAACTTAATAGAGGTCAACGGACAAAATGTTGTTGGTCTAAAGGTTAGTGTATATTAAGCCATTTTGACTTTTATTTCAGGAATTCAAAAGATGTCAAAAGTGAAACTACTGCCACAGAAAGAAAATTTGTAATGAATTTTTATGGTGACTGCTTAAAACCacaaaaatgtgtatttataataatgtaaaaacaaTAAGGATGTCATGCGTTTTGCACATTGGCTAGTGACACATAAGAAATTAGGTATACATGTGCTGTTGTATGACTTGCTTATTACCATAAATCAAACCAACTGTTTAATGATGGACAGAAGCTTTGTTGCATCTGTTTTTTTGTAAGTTTGCATGTGCATAATCGaattaacctaattctgctaaaaaCTGTTTTTTACACCTTTGTTATTTCAGGATGATGACATCGGTGATATCATCAGTGCTGGAGGAAGAACCATTACCATCACTGTCATGCCCTCATTTGTCTATGATCACATTGTCAAATGGTAAGAAAATGACACACACGTTTATATTCATAGTGAGAATGGTCAAAATATGACCCACATATTTGATCAACAGGCTGAGAACATTTGATTTTAATATCAAGTTTGGAATCTTTTTGgggtttttaaatatttgtcagTGAACATCTCTTGGTGTTTTATATGAAAGTAGAATATCACAAGACCATCTGTTCTCTGTGTCAACAATGACAAGTTATTGATTGATAGGTGTGCtctaattaataaatataacatacccATTCTTGGATGTGTTCATCAATGAATGAAGTATTTAATTTACCAAATAAGAAAGATTCCATATTGAAAATGAATATAACATGggcatgtatgtgttttgttttagcATGGGAAACAGCCTGGTGAAGAAGAATATGGATCACTCCATTCCAGACCTTTGAAAAAATCAAGTTGCACCCATAAATCCTCCCAACTGGTTATATGACTGAATGGAGATCTGAGAGATTCCTAAGGAAAACTAAAGTTTATTTGTTTccagttgaaaaaaattttttttttcctttttttttggatgaGTCATTTCTATATAAACTGCggtacattttctgttttgagtATACATATTTAACTGGATGATCTAATAAAATTGTCAAGCAGTCAGCGTATGTGTAGGTGATGTATTGACGATGCAGAGAAAACTACTGATCATATCTTTATTGAATAGCCAACGTGTTTACTCAAATATGTTATTTACCTTTACATTGCTACCTTTAATAATGCTGGTTTTGATTGAAATATCTAATAATGTATTGTATCCACACTACATAGCTTGTTTTCTTGTTAATGATCTACATTTTATTACCATAAATGGGTTGCCATAATGTAGGttccaaaacatttttgtttataccTATACTATGTTTTGGTTTATTACACATAGTCTCAGACAGCGTCTCtaagttgtaaatatttaattttggcAGATGGACATGTATATGCTTTGTAGGAAATCATGatgttatacatttgtttgtgcTGAAATTGTATATACTTGTTCTTTGCTTACCATTATGACCTGGAGCAGCAATTTTGttcttgctacatgtagtcCTGCAAATATGAGGTTTTCTTTCCAACAGTTTTCCTGATAAAGGGCTTTTACCAAGCAGTTATGTGATAAAATGTAAGATTACAGTTTAGTTCATACAAATTCCATTTTGTATCCATAATCACTACAGTCTTTAGAGAAGCACACATTTAATCACATAAACTCAGTAGAACACCAATCATGAATGCTGCATATTGTTATATAGAGTTAGGTTGTTGAGCCTGGTGAGAGATTACCTTATTGAGCATGTGTCTCTTtgtaataaatgtgtaaatgtgttgtgtGTGCCTGTTAAGCCACCTCCTGTGAGCACATGTGATCTACACCAGGTTCCTCATCCAGCATATGCCAGGTTAGCCCTAGGTAAATATTTATCTGACTACATGAATTATTAGTTAGTTGATGAAAAGCCAAGTGGCATGATTGTCATGCTGAGTATTTGTGTGACAAATAGATGTATGCATATGTGTACTAATAATTTGCTTGTTGAACATATGCTAAGTTAGTCAGTGTTTGCCTTTTGTACTAAAACATTTAATAGTAcaggaataatttttttttttgatgtatggtgatacatatacattttacatcatTAGCGTTGTGAGCATATGTGTGGTAATAGTCAAGAAGTGAGTTGGCTTAGTTGGAGACATACATAAGGATCATAAAGCAAGTCTGTGAGTCTAGTGCATAATTTTCTGTCATCTTACAGTTTGTAACATCTAGGTGTGATTTTCGAGCATAAAATAGATGTGTGATTATAAACTGTAGTCTTGCACTGTGACATGGATTTTTTTACTTGTTCTGAATAAGATGTATGCAAATTTTACCATAATTACTAACACTGGTGTTACAGCTTTGATGTCATGACGATAACATTTAGCTAATCACCTGTggaaagcattttatttttttctgaaaatcgCTACATTGTCACTTCAAAGCATGATCTTACGATGAAATTCATTTACAAAGCAGTGTTCAAGGAATATGTTTTGCAGATCTTGTTAAACTTTGATGCTGGTTGTGTTGTAAGATCAGCACCCTAGTAGAACTTCAAAGTTTTTGTTCCTTGTTAACAGGTTGAGCATGTATGTTATGCCATGCATAAAAGCTATTGCCAGCATTTCTGTGCCTTAAAGTCTTTGTTGCATCGTTAGTCAGAGTGTATACAGATGAAGATTTTCAGGAATTATCTAAAATTCAGGATGTTTTGTTGGTAATTAAAGTTTAACTTCCTGGAAAATTACAGAATATTTGCTGAATCTGCATGTGATTTGGCAGTTTCTAGATTTTTAAGTTCTCAACTTTCTCAGTAGGTATATAGGTAAGTGTTTGAatcttttattttgtaaattttatttatgaccTTGTAAGGTTATGCTTGTAGTTATaggtagttttaatttttttctgtaaaggtATTAACTTTTTCTCTGTATGAACCTGTAAATACTTAATTAGAACCATGCAAAAAATGT
Above is a window of Liolophura sinensis isolate JHLJ2023 chromosome 7, CUHK_Ljap_v2, whole genome shotgun sequence DNA encoding:
- the LOC135469707 gene encoding syntenin-1-like, giving the protein MSIYPSLEDMKVDQMSQAQRRYEHAAQPTVQWPAHGGTPTQSIPYPPQEAAPGGALYPSLTEYMGMQITPDMMAVVPQQNQVAVPSGQSQSQMMVAPVTGANKGLMRAEIKQGLREVQLCKDANGKMGLRVRHVNNGLFVALVDKNSPAALAGLRFGDQILQINGQTVAGWNNDKAHKFLKNADPQRITMAVRDRPFERTITMQKDSQGFIGFLFKKGRITNLVKDSSAARNGVLTDHNLIEVNGQNVVGLKDDDIGDIISAGGRTITITVMPSFVYDHIVKCMGNSLVKKNMDHSIPDL